From Polaribacter butkevichii, a single genomic window includes:
- a CDS encoding S8 family peptidase — protein sequence MRVLKPIFYVAFAGLVFSSCKSISKIPVPQGATTVLNATAKKGTLSEDELNKWSHADLLTDSIPGMSLEKAYQFLSGKKGVEVIVGVVDSGTDLEHEDLKDVAWVNPKEVAGNGIDDDKNGFIDDINGWNFLGSIYKENLEYERIVKNPSIASEEEAKEAKAFYDKKLEGAEKSKLRYEQMLQGITNADDVISKNLNKTDYTKEEVLAIVTEDPALLQGVAIAKQMFSFGLPSLSAAKAELTKLVTSSAELLNGDALKKDYRSAVGDNPNTMDIKVYGNNKTGHSVKDEAHGTHVSGIIAASRNNGIGINGVANHVKIMAVRAVPDGDEYDKDIALGLRYAVDNGAKVINTSFGKGYSPKKEWVYDAIKYAASKDVLIVNAAGNDGKNIDVERTYPNDSKDLETEISDNVLTIGAMSANYNEKLPANFSNYGKKNVDVFAPGVQIYSTTPENEYKKFSGTSMAAPSTVGVAALIRSYYPKLSASQVKHILMNSGIKINFDVIQPGSQSRENPEGIKVPFADLSVSGRVVNAYNALKMADEMVNGKK from the coding sequence ATGAGAGTTTTAAAACCTATTTTTTACGTAGCTTTTGCTGGTTTAGTTTTTTCTAGTTGTAAATCAATTTCTAAGATTCCTGTTCCACAGGGGGCAACAACGGTACTAAATGCAACCGCTAAAAAAGGAACGTTGTCTGAGGATGAGTTAAATAAATGGAGTCATGCAGACTTGCTAACAGATTCGATACCAGGTATGAGTCTTGAAAAAGCATATCAGTTTCTTTCTGGTAAAAAAGGAGTAGAAGTTATTGTAGGTGTGGTAGATTCTGGAACAGATTTAGAGCATGAAGACTTAAAAGATGTGGCTTGGGTTAACCCAAAAGAAGTAGCAGGTAACGGAATTGATGATGATAAAAACGGCTTTATAGATGATATTAATGGCTGGAATTTTTTAGGGAGTATTTATAAAGAAAATTTAGAATACGAAAGAATTGTAAAAAACCCATCTATTGCCAGTGAAGAAGAAGCAAAAGAAGCAAAAGCGTTTTATGATAAAAAACTAGAAGGTGCAGAGAAAAGTAAATTAAGATACGAGCAAATGTTACAAGGAATAACAAATGCAGACGATGTTATTTCTAAAAACTTAAATAAAACAGATTATACTAAAGAAGAGGTTTTAGCTATTGTTACCGAAGACCCTGCTTTATTACAAGGTGTTGCGATTGCTAAGCAAATGTTTAGTTTTGGTTTACCATCTTTAAGTGCAGCAAAAGCAGAATTAACTAAATTGGTTACAAGTTCTGCAGAGTTGTTAAATGGAGATGCGTTAAAGAAAGACTATAGAAGTGCTGTAGGAGACAATCCTAACACCATGGATATAAAAGTGTATGGAAATAATAAAACCGGTCACTCTGTAAAAGATGAAGCACACGGAACGCATGTTTCTGGTATTATTGCTGCAAGCAGAAATAATGGAATAGGAATAAATGGGGTTGCAAATCATGTAAAAATTATGGCTGTTAGAGCTGTACCAGACGGAGATGAGTATGATAAAGATATTGCTTTAGGTTTGCGTTATGCAGTAGATAACGGAGCAAAAGTTATTAATACAAGTTTTGGTAAAGGATATTCGCCTAAAAAAGAATGGGTTTATGATGCTATTAAATATGCAGCTTCTAAAGATGTATTAATTGTAAATGCAGCAGGAAATGATGGTAAAAATATTGACGTAGAAAGAACGTATCCTAACGATTCTAAAGATTTAGAAACAGAAATTTCTGATAACGTATTAACAATTGGTGCAATGAGTGCTAATTATAACGAAAAGTTACCCGCTAATTTTTCTAACTACGGTAAAAAGAATGTAGATGTTTTTGCACCTGGAGTTCAAATTTATTCTACAACTCCAGAAAATGAATACAAAAAATTTAGCGGTACTTCTATGGCTGCACCTTCTACCGTTGGTGTTGCAGCGTTAATTCGTTCTTATTACCCTAAATTATCTGCAAGTCAGGTAAAACATATTTTAATGAATTCTGGTATCAAAATTAATTTTGATGTAATTCAGCCAGGTTCTCAATCAAGAGAAAACCCAGAAGGAATAAAAGTTCCTTTTGCAGATTTATCAGTTTCGGGTAGAGTTGTAAATGCTTACAATGCCTTAAAAATGGCAGATGAAATGGTAAACGGAAAAAAATAA
- a CDS encoding M1 family metallopeptidase produces MRKIYFLGLSLIMLTSCTVTKNTTSVSKETYWQQHVDYTMDVDVDVNKYQYKGKQTLAYTNNSPDDLDKVFYHLYFNAFQPGSQMDVRSLNIKDPDRRVRDRISKLQPDEIGYIKVNSLKQNGVAVSHETVGTILEVQLNKPIKSGETVTLEMNFDAQVPVQIRRSGRNNKEGVALSMAQWYPKLAEYDFQGWHTPPYISREFQGVWGDFDVTIHIDKNYTVGGSGNLQNPQEVGHGYQDELKELKLPKGDKLTWHFKAPNVHDFMWAADPAYIHDVLKMENGIDLHFLYKENLAAEYLKNWKDLQPKVAELMTYYSKHVGQYPYKQYSVIQGGDGGMEYAMSTLITGKRKFGSLFGVTAHEMAHTWFQFLLASNESLHPWMDEGFTTYISNKAENEILKENKENPHAGSYKGYRAIVAKGYEESLSTHADRYNTNWAYSTASYSKGNIFLSQLEYVIGKENVANGLKKYFTDFSFKHPTPNDIKRSMEKTSKLDLGWYLNEWTETTHTIDYGVKSVDNKTITLERIGQMPMPMDVEVTYVDGTLESFNIPLEMMRGNKPTTATILKDWGWAMPTYSFTTSKAVKSVAIDKSGLMADINLDNNILEVK; encoded by the coding sequence ATGAGAAAAATTTACTTTTTAGGATTGTCGCTTATCATGTTAACTTCTTGTACGGTTACAAAAAACACAACTTCTGTGTCTAAAGAAACCTATTGGCAACAACATGTAGATTATACAATGGATGTTGATGTAGATGTAAACAAATATCAATACAAAGGAAAACAGACTTTAGCGTACACTAATAATTCTCCAGACGATTTAGATAAAGTATTTTATCACTTATATTTTAATGCATTTCAACCAGGATCTCAAATGGATGTTCGTTCTTTAAATATTAAAGATCCAGACAGAAGGGTTAGAGATAGAATTAGCAAATTACAGCCAGATGAAATAGGGTACATTAAAGTAAATTCGTTAAAACAAAATGGCGTTGCAGTTTCTCATGAAACCGTAGGTACAATTTTAGAAGTACAATTAAATAAACCTATAAAATCTGGAGAAACAGTTACTTTAGAAATGAATTTTGATGCTCAGGTTCCTGTTCAAATTCGTCGTTCTGGAAGAAACAATAAAGAAGGAGTTGCGTTATCTATGGCGCAATGGTATCCTAAATTAGCTGAATACGATTTTCAAGGTTGGCATACGCCTCCTTACATCTCAAGAGAGTTTCAAGGTGTTTGGGGAGATTTTGATGTAACCATTCATATCGATAAAAACTATACTGTTGGTGGTTCAGGTAATTTACAAAACCCTCAAGAAGTTGGTCATGGATATCAAGATGAATTAAAAGAGTTAAAGTTGCCTAAAGGCGATAAATTAACATGGCATTTTAAAGCACCAAATGTGCATGATTTTATGTGGGCTGCAGATCCAGCATACATTCATGATGTTTTAAAAATGGAAAACGGAATTGATTTGCACTTTTTATACAAGGAAAATCTTGCAGCAGAGTATTTAAAAAACTGGAAAGATTTACAACCTAAAGTTGCAGAATTAATGACGTATTATAGCAAGCATGTTGGTCAATACCCATACAAACAATATTCTGTAATACAAGGTGGAGATGGAGGTATGGAGTATGCAATGTCTACGTTAATTACTGGTAAACGTAAATTTGGGAGTCTTTTTGGCGTAACAGCACATGAGATGGCACATACCTGGTTTCAGTTTTTGTTAGCATCTAATGAAAGTTTACACCCTTGGATGGATGAAGGTTTTACAACCTATATTTCTAACAAAGCAGAAAACGAAATCTTAAAAGAAAATAAAGAAAATCCGCATGCAGGTTCTTATAAAGGATATAGAGCAATTGTTGCAAAAGGGTATGAGGAGTCTTTATCTACACATGCAGATAGATACAACACAAATTGGGCGTATAGCACAGCAAGTTATTCTAAAGGAAACATCTTTTTAAGTCAGTTAGAATATGTTATTGGTAAAGAGAATGTTGCAAACGGATTAAAAAAGTATTTTACAGATTTTAGTTTTAAGCATCCTACTCCAAATGATATTAAAAGATCTATGGAAAAAACATCTAAATTAGATTTAGGTTGGTATTTAAATGAGTGGACAGAAACAACACATACTATAGATTATGGTGTAAAATCTGTTGATAATAAAACAATTACTTTAGAAAGAATCGGGCAAATGCCAATGCCAATGGATGTTGAGGTAACTTATGTGGATGGAACTTTAGAAAGTTTTAATATACCTTTAGAAATGATGAGAGGCAATAAACCAACAACAGCAACCATTTTAAAAGATTGGGGTTGGGCAATGCCAACATATTCTTTTACAACTTCTAAAGCTGTAAAATCTGTTGCTATTGATAAAAGCGGATTAATGGCAGACATTAATTTAGATAATAATATTCTTGAAGTAAAATAA
- a CDS encoding MBL fold metallo-hydrolase encodes MKIYPIETGNFKLDGGAMFGVVPKTIWQKTNPADKNNLIDMSMRSMLIEDGNRLILVDTGLGAKQSNKFYSYYYLFGDFSLDTSLAKYGFHRDDITDVFLTHLHFDHCGGAIEWNAERTFLQPAFKNAKFWSNDKHWKWATEPNPREKSSFFKENIIPIKESGQLNFIHSNFKEQIGFDVLFMDGHTEKQMLPMLTYQGKTIVFVADLLPTIGHIPLPYVMGYDTRPLLTLKEKAAFLNQAADKEYYLFLEHDAYNEICTVQHTEKGVRLKNTHKFIDIFN; translated from the coding sequence ATGAAGATATATCCTATAGAAACAGGTAATTTTAAATTAGATGGTGGTGCAATGTTTGGGGTTGTACCTAAAACAATTTGGCAAAAAACCAATCCGGCAGATAAAAATAACTTAATAGATATGAGCATGCGTAGTATGCTTATTGAAGACGGAAACCGTTTAATTCTTGTAGATACAGGTTTAGGAGCAAAACAATCAAATAAATTTTATAGCTATTATTACCTTTTTGGAGATTTTTCTTTAGATACTTCTTTGGCAAAATATGGTTTTCATAGAGATGATATTACGGATGTTTTTTTAACACATTTACATTTTGATCACTGTGGAGGAGCTATAGAGTGGAATGCAGAAAGAACTTTTTTACAACCTGCTTTTAAAAATGCAAAATTTTGGTCTAATGATAAACATTGGAAATGGGCAACCGAACCCAACCCAAGAGAAAAATCTTCTTTTTTTAAAGAAAATATTATCCCGATAAAAGAAAGTGGTCAATTAAATTTTATTCACAGTAATTTTAAAGAACAAATTGGTTTTGACGTACTTTTTATGGATGGCCATACAGAAAAACAAATGTTACCTATGTTAACTTACCAAGGTAAAACCATTGTTTTTGTAGCCGATTTATTACCAACTATTGGGCACATTCCTTTGCCTTATGTTATGGGGTATGATACAAGACCCCTGTTAACGTTAAAAGAAAAAGCAGCATTTTTAAACCAAGCTGCAGATAAAGAATATTACCTTTTTTTAGAACATGATGCTTATAATGAAATTTGTACGGTTCAGCATACAGAAAAAGGAGTTAGATTAAAGAATACACATAAATTTATAGACATATTTAATTAA
- a CDS encoding T9SS type A sorting domain-containing protein: MHFTLFFNAQTAVTSIYGDNGGFFISSNIVPATYDDSNNLLGFTVGGATYSTGVNDAILTANNITYTSGNFVSFPMPASINYKSEELIGIGTNWGGVSQNNSATDYIKTFNPIVPSHFVRDGSNGLELASNFFNIKSQVIVYDAIVINQAVSINDALPDIIVTQTGSPGNTDKFKFIDSAGNIVGAEVNVTFGGVATVGDTDWTIYKVNPATGLVTGTFGVNTKRDLRVLSIKLSDFGITTSNFNQITNFVHTTSGNTDIAFTAYNYDAIKILLPATDLEVANSMISADDFCAPTTATFTTTITNKSATELSKDFDVDFEIPTGMSATSNSAVFSEAGVSPLSASFNNTNNKWTVDNLTEGESVTLTVTTSVSTASFPISFTATATGLFQPDSDPSNNTQTISEAGEDNDCDGVKDTDDLDDDNDGVLDSIEGTGDLDGDGIANYLDLDSDGDGCPDALEATGTVKQTDLDANFVITGAVNALGIPTLTEAGGGTGQNIGDSQNGSVLACDTTDTDLDGIIDIIDLDDDNDGILDTAENAYSGNPIADTNKNGIIDYKDPSLSSFVDSNSDNIDDRYDIDLDGIIDQFDADSDGDGCPDALEGGATFTFADVEGNNRLKGDVDVNGIPVIATDSGQLLGSSQDNLVQDQSCSLLPVIISQVYQTASGNAIELTNIGTTPVTNISLVLFKDLGIASASAIMPTADLTIASIPAGGSVVIKSVASLPGVTLINNPTELTDANITDFSGGDDTIILSKTVNASAWENRYDVVKNISNTTSLVRIDEITKANTTFTPSEWISFIDDSIPVVGDTNPIPAIVRHVNAPLLSEVKTPVLETNSGLGLHKINPTIRIGSAWSNGFPDKSRSVIIKETYMHSAGSLNARILNVQDSNVLSVSDNALIVLNNTHINVNAQIRILGTAQFIQVHDGSSKVTGNGKLLISQKSEVPNVFRYNYWSSPVVEFIGGNTYRVSEIMKDPGGSLSANSIITDINFVGGYDGAATSPIQIASYWIWAYFNSTAGNDWVQLKDTGYLSKGLGYIMKSTGENPQYFTFYGSPIDGDISFNLSANTNSLLGNPYAGTLDGKAFILNNEDTIDGTLYFWEHSGEATDQGHVKGGYEGGYAQLTFSMGTAATSVVEGTSGLTDSYTYTEPTRYIAVGQGFFVLSDEDGGTVNFNNKQRSYQVTEPHFFKGKEKKTTNNTLPILKLGMNFTNKDYIKIHRQIGISFNENHSYGFDYGYESVMIDVQSTDVYWNFDEMDNQKLAIAGVEGINDALKIPLTLLIGSQEPVFIRIDELENISQKIYLFDALENTTTELKFNELVELQLSKGIYENRFFITFTPAKTLITRDEIYDINLRTYMDERSGNLLIINNTNLVIENVEIFNVLGQKIKKWKLNISDEKLDLEVGSLSSSIYIVSIKTNKGTFTSKILKN, from the coding sequence TTGCATTTTACTCTATTTTTTAATGCACAAACAGCTGTAACATCCATTTATGGTGATAATGGAGGGTTTTTTATATCTTCTAATATAGTACCAGCTACTTATGATGATTCTAATAATTTATTAGGTTTTACCGTAGGTGGGGCTACCTACTCTACGGGTGTTAATGATGCAATTTTAACGGCTAATAATATAACATATACAAGCGGGAATTTTGTTTCATTTCCAATGCCAGCTTCTATTAATTATAAATCGGAAGAATTAATTGGTATTGGAACCAATTGGGGAGGTGTTTCACAAAATAATAGTGCAACAGATTATATAAAAACATTTAATCCTATTGTTCCTTCTCATTTTGTTAGAGATGGTAGTAATGGATTAGAATTAGCATCAAACTTTTTTAATATTAAAAGTCAAGTAATAGTGTATGATGCCATTGTAATAAACCAAGCAGTAAGTATTAATGATGCATTGCCAGACATTATTGTTACTCAAACAGGGTCTCCTGGAAATACAGATAAATTTAAATTTATAGATAGCGCAGGTAATATAGTGGGGGCGGAAGTAAATGTGACATTTGGAGGTGTTGCGACTGTTGGCGATACAGATTGGACTATTTACAAAGTAAATCCTGCTACAGGTTTGGTAACCGGTACCTTTGGTGTAAATACCAAGAGAGATTTAAGAGTGCTTTCTATTAAATTAAGTGATTTTGGAATTACAACTAGTAATTTTAACCAAATAACTAATTTTGTACATACTACATCTGGTAATACAGACATTGCCTTTACAGCATATAATTACGATGCAATAAAAATACTTTTACCAGCTACAGATTTAGAAGTGGCAAACTCAATGATTTCTGCAGATGATTTTTGTGCACCTACCACAGCTACTTTTACAACAACGATAACAAATAAATCAGCTACCGAACTATCAAAAGATTTTGATGTAGATTTTGAAATTCCAACCGGAATGTCTGCAACAAGTAACTCCGCAGTTTTTTCTGAAGCAGGTGTTTCTCCTTTATCAGCAAGTTTTAATAATACTAATAATAAATGGACTGTGGATAATTTAACAGAAGGAGAAAGTGTAACGCTAACAGTTACTACATCTGTAAGTACGGCTTCATTTCCTATCAGTTTTACAGCTACAGCAACGGGGTTGTTTCAGCCAGATAGTGATCCAAGTAATAATACACAAACAATATCTGAGGCTGGTGAAGACAACGATTGTGATGGTGTAAAAGATACTGATGATTTAGATGATGATAATGATGGTGTTTTAGATTCTATTGAAGGGACTGGTGATCTTGATGGAGACGGAATTGCTAATTATTTAGATTTGGATAGTGATGGAGATGGTTGTCCGGATGCTTTAGAAGCAACAGGTACTGTTAAGCAAACGGATTTAGATGCTAATTTTGTAATTACCGGAGCAGTAAACGCACTGGGAATACCAACTTTAACAGAAGCGGGTGGTGGTACAGGACAAAATATTGGTGATAGCCAAAATGGTAGTGTTTTAGCTTGTGATACAACGGATACTGATTTAGATGGAATAATTGATATTATTGATTTAGATGACGATAATGATGGTATTTTAGATACTGCAGAAAATGCATATAGTGGAAACCCGATTGCAGATACAAATAAAAACGGAATTATAGATTACAAAGACCCCAGTCTTAGCAGTTTTGTAGATTCTAATTCAGATAATATAGATGATAGATATGACATTGATTTAGATGGAATTATAGATCAGTTTGATGCAGATAGTGATGGAGATGGTTGCCCTGATGCATTAGAAGGTGGTGCTACTTTTACTTTTGCAGATGTAGAAGGTAACAATCGATTAAAAGGAGATGTAGATGTAAATGGTATTCCGGTTATAGCTACTGATAGTGGTCAATTACTAGGGAGTAGTCAAGATAATTTAGTACAAGACCAAAGCTGTAGTTTGTTGCCTGTAATTATTAGTCAAGTGTATCAAACGGCGTCAGGTAACGCAATAGAATTAACAAATATTGGAACAACACCTGTAACTAATATCAGTTTAGTTTTATTTAAAGATTTAGGTATTGCTTCTGCAAGTGCTATTATGCCTACGGCAGATTTAACAATAGCAAGTATACCAGCCGGTGGCTCTGTTGTTATAAAATCTGTTGCATCACTTCCAGGAGTTACTCTTATAAATAATCCTACCGAATTAACAGACGCAAATATTACTGATTTTAGTGGTGGAGACGACACTATAATTCTTTCAAAAACCGTAAATGCTTCTGCTTGGGAGAATAGATATGATGTTGTTAAGAATATTAGTAATACAACATCATTAGTACGTATCGATGAAATAACCAAAGCAAATACCACTTTTACCCCATCAGAATGGATTTCTTTTATTGATGATTCAATACCAGTTGTTGGAGATACAAATCCAATTCCTGCAATTGTAAGGCATGTAAATGCACCGCTCTTATCAGAAGTAAAAACTCCAGTTTTAGAAACCAACAGTGGTTTGGGATTACATAAAATAAATCCAACCATACGTATAGGGTCTGCGTGGAGTAATGGTTTTCCTGATAAATCTAGAAGTGTAATAATTAAAGAAACTTACATGCATTCTGCAGGTAGTTTAAATGCAAGAATATTAAATGTGCAAGATAGTAATGTGTTAAGTGTTAGTGATAATGCGTTAATTGTTTTAAATAACACTCATATAAATGTAAATGCACAAATTAGAATTTTAGGAACCGCACAGTTTATTCAAGTACACGATGGTAGTAGTAAGGTAACGGGTAATGGAAAATTATTAATAAGCCAAAAAAGCGAGGTTCCTAACGTATTTAGATATAACTATTGGTCATCACCTGTTGTAGAGTTTATTGGAGGTAATACGTATAGAGTTTCAGAAATAATGAAAGATCCTGGAGGTAGTCTTTCTGCTAATTCTATAATTACAGATATTAATTTTGTTGGCGGTTATGATGGAGCAGCTACTAGTCCTATACAAATAGCAAGTTATTGGATTTGGGCTTATTTTAATAGTACAGCAGGTAATGATTGGGTGCAATTAAAAGATACGGGGTATTTATCTAAAGGTTTAGGGTATATTATGAAAAGTACAGGTGAGAATCCTCAATATTTTACTTTTTATGGAAGTCCAATTGATGGAGATATTTCATTTAACTTATCTGCAAATACAAATAGTCTTTTAGGGAATCCATACGCAGGTACTTTAGATGGTAAGGCATTTATATTAAATAATGAAGATACAATTGATGGTACGCTTTATTTTTGGGAACATTCGGGAGAAGCGACAGATCAAGGACATGTAAAAGGAGGCTATGAAGGAGGTTATGCTCAATTAACTTTTTCTATGGGTACAGCTGCCACTAGTGTTGTTGAGGGTACAAGTGGGTTAACAGATTCTTACACATATACAGAGCCAACAAGATATATCGCTGTAGGTCAGGGTTTTTTTGTTCTTTCGGATGAAGATGGAGGAACTGTTAATTTTAATAATAAGCAAAGAAGTTATCAAGTAACTGAGCCTCATTTTTTTAAAGGAAAAGAGAAGAAAACAACTAATAATACGCTTCCTATTTTAAAACTAGGGATGAATTTTACGAATAAAGATTATATAAAGATTCATAGGCAAATAGGAATTTCATTTAATGAAAATCATTCTTATGGTTTTGATTATGGATATGAAAGTGTAATGATAGATGTTCAATCTACAGATGTATATTGGAATTTTGATGAAATGGATAATCAGAAATTAGCAATTGCAGGAGTTGAAGGGATTAATGATGCATTAAAAATTCCATTAACACTTCTTATAGGATCTCAAGAACCTGTTTT
- the pbpC gene encoding penicillin-binding protein 1C, which translates to MKITNYIKRHKKKTILVVVLLIFYVLCLPNRLFTKPTSTVITSNKNELLGALIAKDGQWRFPHNDSVPQKFKTCLIQFEDEHFYEHPGFNPVSILKALKQNLQAGSVKRGGSTITQQVIRLSRDNRPRTYLEKVKELILATRLEFRASKEKIITYWSSNAPFGGNVVGLDAASWRYFNRKATDLSWAESATLAVLPNAPNLIYPGKNQHKLLVKRNRLLKKLRSKKIIDSLTYELSVLEELPQKPFPLPQITSHLLQKINKNNNGKFVKTTIDKKLQIQTNLIVNNHYKKLKNNEIFNISVLVLDIKNRKVLTYVGNSETTQKNQKFVDVIDKPRSTGSILKPFLYAAMLDSGDLLPNMLIADVPTNFGSYHPENFDKKYAGAVSAKLALSKSLNVPTVRMLQSFGLEKFHHYLQKLKLKDLKKNPNYYGLTLALGGAESNLWDLCKSYASMASTVNHYSEHSSRYFKNEFCEPTFYADKKIDFGEKSSEKIIFDAASIYLTFESLKDVNRPNADQNWEFFNLSKQIAWKTGTSFGFRDAWAIGTTKDYVVGVWVGNADGEGRPGLVGVQAAAPILFDVFDKLPNSEWFEKPFDEMTEIEVCTKSGYRATENCEEKTVEFVQNSGLKTKPCPYHVLVNVDVSENYQVNTSCERLENIKQKKWFVLPPLMEYYYKDKNPFYKTLPKFRNDCLGEQKNVMKFMYPTEKSTIFLPKNFDGKKNELVLKIAHANKEAVLYWYVDDTYLGTTKEVHEFGVNLGVGSYFISATDNFGNEIHQQIIVKE; encoded by the coding sequence TTGAAAATAACAAACTACATAAAACGCCATAAAAAGAAAACAATTCTAGTGGTTGTTTTGCTGATTTTCTATGTGCTTTGTTTGCCCAATAGATTATTTACAAAGCCAACATCAACTGTAATTACAAGTAACAAAAACGAGTTGTTGGGTGCGTTAATAGCAAAAGATGGTCAATGGCGTTTTCCGCATAACGATTCGGTTCCGCAGAAATTTAAAACCTGTTTAATTCAGTTTGAAGATGAACATTTTTATGAACATCCAGGGTTTAATCCGGTTTCTATTTTGAAAGCATTAAAACAAAATTTACAAGCCGGAAGTGTAAAACGAGGCGGAAGTACCATTACGCAACAAGTAATTCGGTTAAGTAGAGATAATAGACCTAGAACTTATTTAGAAAAAGTAAAAGAATTAATTTTGGCAACGCGTTTAGAGTTTAGGGCGTCTAAAGAAAAAATTATAACCTATTGGAGTTCTAATGCGCCTTTTGGTGGAAATGTTGTAGGTTTAGATGCTGCTTCTTGGCGTTACTTTAATAGAAAAGCTACAGATTTATCTTGGGCAGAATCGGCAACTTTAGCTGTTTTACCCAATGCGCCAAACTTGATTTATCCAGGGAAAAATCAACATAAATTATTGGTAAAAAGAAATCGATTGTTAAAAAAGTTACGCTCTAAAAAAATAATAGATTCATTAACATACGAATTATCCGTTTTAGAAGAATTACCACAAAAGCCATTTCCGCTTCCTCAAATTACATCGCATTTATTGCAGAAAATCAATAAAAATAATAATGGAAAATTTGTAAAAACTACGATTGATAAAAAGTTGCAAATTCAAACAAATTTAATTGTAAATAATCATTATAAAAAACTGAAAAACAATGAGATATTTAATATTTCTGTTTTGGTTTTAGATATAAAAAATAGGAAGGTTTTAACCTATGTTGGCAATTCTGAAACAACGCAAAAAAATCAAAAATTTGTAGACGTTATAGATAAGCCTAGAAGTACAGGAAGTATTTTAAAACCATTTTTGTACGCAGCCATGTTAGATAGTGGAGATTTGTTGCCAAATATGTTAATTGCAGATGTACCAACAAATTTTGGAAGTTATCATCCAGAAAACTTCGACAAAAAATATGCGGGTGCTGTTTCTGCAAAATTAGCATTGTCTAAATCTTTAAATGTACCAACGGTAAGAATGTTGCAAAGTTTTGGGTTAGAAAAATTTCATCATTATTTGCAAAAATTAAAGTTAAAAGATTTAAAGAAAAATCCTAATTATTACGGGTTAACATTGGCTTTGGGTGGCGCAGAGAGTAACTTGTGGGATTTGTGTAAAAGTTATGCGTCTATGGCATCTACGGTAAATCACTATTCAGAACATTCGAGCAGGTATTTTAAAAATGAATTTTGTGAACCTACTTTTTATGCCGATAAAAAAATAGATTTCGGAGAAAAATCATCAGAAAAAATCATTTTTGATGCCGCTTCTATTTATTTAACTTTTGAGAGTTTGAAAGATGTAAATAGACCCAATGCAGATCAGAATTGGGAGTTTTTTAATTTGTCTAAACAAATTGCTTGGAAAACAGGTACTAGTTTTGGTTTTAGAGATGCTTGGGCAATAGGAACAACCAAAGATTATGTAGTTGGAGTTTGGGTGGGTAATGCAGATGGAGAAGGAAGACCTGGTTTGGTTGGCGTGCAAGCAGCAGCACCTATTTTGTTTGATGTTTTTGATAAATTACCAAATTCAGAATGGTTTGAAAAACCTTTTGATGAAATGACAGAAATAGAAGTTTGTACTAAAAGTGGTTATAGGGCTACTGAAAATTGCGAAGAAAAAACTGTAGAATTTGTACAGAATTCGGGTTTAAAAACCAAACCTTGTCCATATCATGTATTGGTGAATGTGGATGTATCAGAAAATTATCAGGTAAATACTTCTTGTGAACGCTTAGAAAATATCAAGCAAAAAAAATGGTTTGTGTTGCCTCCATTAATGGAATACTATTACAAGGATAAAAATCCGTTTTACAAAACGTTACCAAAATTTAGAAATGATTGTTTAGGAGAACAAAAAAATGTGATGAAATTTATGTATCCAACAGAAAAAAGCACCATTTTTTTGCCAAAGAACTTTGATGGAAAAAAGAATGAACTTGTTTTAAAAATAGCCCATGCAAATAAAGAGGCAGTATTGTATTGGTATGTAGATGATACGTATTTGGGAACCACAAAAGAAGTGCATGAATTTGGTGTGAATTTAGGGGTTGGAAGTTACTTTATTTCTGCTACAGATAATTTTGGAAACGAAATTCATCAACAAATAATAGTTAAGGAATAA